A single region of the Biomaibacter acetigenes genome encodes:
- the prmA gene encoding 50S ribosomal protein L11 methyltransferase → MNWVEIKIKTSTEAIEAISNIFYEAGVMGVVIEDPRDYLRPQDEKQWDYVEIPEGIDFEEAVVTGYLVEDSSLAERVREIGERVKQLPEYGLNIGKGEMAMATVSDTDWANAWKKYYKPTHIGKSLVVKPSWEVYRPEAGEIVIDLDPGMAFGTGTHETTRLCMELLEKYMKSGFAVIDIGCGSGILSIAAGKLGASHVVAIDRDDVAVKVARENVERNNLSSVVKVLRGDRLQNISFKADIIMANIIADVIIELSEEVPLNLKEGGLFLASGIIKDRKLSVVEALEKNGFDMVEESEKGEWVALVSKQAPIGN, encoded by the coding sequence ATGAATTGGGTTGAAATTAAAATAAAAACTTCCACCGAAGCCATTGAAGCTATATCCAATATTTTCTATGAAGCGGGTGTTATGGGAGTTGTCATAGAGGACCCCAGGGATTACCTTCGTCCTCAGGATGAAAAGCAGTGGGATTATGTGGAAATTCCTGAAGGCATTGATTTTGAAGAAGCCGTGGTGACGGGCTATCTGGTGGAAGACAGCAGCCTTGCCGAAAGAGTCAGGGAAATCGGGGAAAGGGTAAAGCAACTCCCCGAATATGGCTTAAACATAGGCAAGGGTGAAATGGCCATGGCCACCGTTTCCGATACGGATTGGGCCAATGCCTGGAAAAAATATTACAAGCCAACCCACATTGGGAAAAGTCTCGTGGTAAAACCCTCCTGGGAAGTATACCGGCCAGAGGCAGGGGAAATTGTGATAGACCTTGACCCGGGCATGGCCTTCGGTACCGGCACTCATGAAACCACCAGGCTGTGTATGGAACTATTGGAAAAATATATGAAGAGTGGTTTTGCTGTCATAGACATAGGCTGCGGTTCGGGCATACTATCCATAGCGGCTGGGAAACTGGGAGCTTCCCATGTTGTGGCCATCGACAGGGATGATGTGGCGGTAAAGGTTGCCCGGGAGAACGTAGAAAGAAACAATTTAAGCTCGGTAGTGAAGGTGCTCAGGGGTGACAGGCTGCAGAATATTTCTTTTAAGGCGGACATTATAATGGCCAATATCATCGCCGATGTCATTATAGAATTGAGCGAAGAGGTTCCTTTGAATCTAAAAGAAGGCGGCCTTTTTCTGGCATCGGGCATCATAAAAGACCGCAAGCTTTCAGTGGTGGAAGCCCTGGAGAAAAACGGTTTTGACATGGTAGAAGAGTCTGAAAAAGGTGAATGGGTTGCACTGGTATCAAAACAGGCCCCCATCGGAAACTGA
- the dnaJ gene encoding molecular chaperone DnaJ, whose translation MAKRDYYEVLGVSKDASEDDIKKAYRKLARQYHPDVNKNDKDAAEKFKEINEAYEVLKDPEKRARYDQFGHAGVGQGNFDAGNFGGFGDFGDFGNFGGEFFGDIFENFFGGGFGGTRRHGPVRGADVLYDMEISLEEAATGIEKEIQVSRMEKCEKCHGTGAKPGTHPTTCPLCGGTGQVKNVQNTAFGRFVNITTCNRCGGRGTIVEAPCPNCHGSGQVRANRKIKVKVPAGVDTGSRLRISGEGEPGERGGPPGDLYVVIRVKPHKLFTRHGDDLIYEAHISFVQAALGDEIEIPTLEGKIKLKIPEGTQPGTNFRLKAKGIPHIKGYGRGDMHVRVNVVIPERLNEKQKEILRKFADISGEELKGPSKGFFGKMKDAFGV comes from the coding sequence TTGGCCAAAAGAGACTATTATGAAGTGCTCGGCGTAAGCAAAGACGCATCGGAAGACGATATAAAAAAAGCATATAGAAAACTTGCGCGCCAGTACCATCCCGATGTAAACAAAAATGATAAGGATGCTGCAGAAAAATTCAAGGAAATAAACGAGGCCTACGAAGTGCTGAAAGACCCCGAAAAGCGGGCCCGGTACGACCAGTTCGGCCATGCCGGCGTGGGCCAGGGGAATTTTGACGCCGGCAATTTTGGCGGATTCGGCGATTTTGGTGACTTCGGCAATTTCGGAGGAGAGTTCTTCGGAGATATTTTTGAAAACTTTTTCGGGGGCGGATTTGGAGGAACAAGGCGGCATGGACCCGTTCGCGGCGCCGATGTGCTGTATGATATGGAGATTTCTCTGGAAGAGGCTGCTACCGGAATAGAAAAGGAAATCCAGGTGTCGCGCATGGAAAAGTGCGAAAAATGCCATGGCACCGGAGCAAAACCCGGAACCCATCCCACCACATGCCCGCTATGCGGCGGTACCGGACAGGTAAAAAATGTACAGAATACGGCCTTTGGAAGGTTTGTGAACATCACCACCTGCAACAGGTGCGGCGGGCGGGGTACCATCGTGGAGGCCCCATGCCCTAACTGCCATGGCAGTGGTCAGGTGCGGGCCAACCGAAAGATCAAGGTAAAGGTTCCAGCCGGTGTGGATACAGGTTCACGCCTTCGGATAAGTGGGGAAGGAGAGCCCGGCGAGCGCGGCGGACCTCCGGGAGACCTTTATGTAGTGATCCGGGTCAAACCCCACAAGCTTTTTACAAGGCATGGAGATGACCTCATATATGAAGCCCATATTTCTTTTGTGCAGGCGGCTCTCGGCGATGAAATCGAAATACCTACGCTGGAGGGCAAGATAAAGTTAAAAATACCCGAAGGGACCCAGCCAGGGACAAATTTCCGCCTGAAAGCCAAAGGCATTCCGCATATAAAGGGATATGGCAGGGGAGACATGCATGTCAGGGTAAATGTGGTTATACCCGAAAGGTTGAACGAAAAACAAAAGGAAATCCTGAGAAAATTTGCCGATATAAGCGGCGAGGAATTAAAAGGTCCGTCAAAGGGGTTTTTCGGCAAGATGAAAGATGCCTTTGGCGTATAG
- the yqfD gene encoding sporulation protein YqfD has protein sequence MLLIKLWNYLRGYVIIKITGEYVERLLNQAALKGIYLWDVRRVDDKALIARVSVGDFFSLSRLTRKTRCRIFILRRAGIFFMFYKLRRRKILLAGAVLFVAAIYFLSSFIWSIDVNTQDPELKKAVESDLRQWGLKEGTFKYYLDKKYYLDKILQKHKEIAWGEIRVKGSRLVVELVKKKMPPELEENTPCDIIASKDGIIEEIIPLKGEALVKTGDTVSAGDVLITGRVAIKSDQSQKDQKNQEDQSNVLLVHARGIVKARTWYQKAVRVPLVKEEKVPTGQVKKAYRLQLGKSALKFQWGRIPFALYETETAGETRLLPESLGDIKFSIIIYREIQTKKEFLGVEKAVQEAEKQLLEQLESLPENIKITRKKMDFTLDSDEKNVIGSLTLEVIEDIGKEQKF, from the coding sequence ATGCTACTCATTAAATTGTGGAATTATTTGCGGGGATATGTTATTATTAAAATAACAGGAGAGTATGTTGAAAGGCTCCTCAATCAGGCTGCTCTAAAGGGTATATATCTATGGGATGTCAGACGGGTGGACGACAAAGCTCTGATAGCCCGAGTGAGCGTTGGTGACTTTTTCAGCTTGAGCCGTCTGACCAGAAAAACCCGTTGCCGGATATTTATCCTCCGGAGGGCAGGCATCTTCTTCATGTTTTACAAGTTGAGAAGGAGAAAAATACTTCTGGCAGGAGCCGTGCTGTTTGTAGCCGCAATATATTTCCTGTCTTCATTTATCTGGAGCATAGATGTAAATACCCAGGACCCCGAACTCAAAAAGGCTGTTGAAAGTGATTTGAGGCAGTGGGGATTGAAAGAGGGCACATTCAAATACTATCTGGATAAGAAGTATTATCTGGATAAAATCCTGCAAAAGCACAAAGAAATTGCCTGGGGAGAGATCCGGGTGAAGGGCTCCAGGCTGGTGGTAGAGCTTGTCAAAAAGAAAATGCCGCCGGAACTTGAAGAAAATACACCTTGTGATATAATAGCTTCGAAAGATGGTATCATTGAAGAAATCATCCCCCTCAAAGGGGAAGCTCTGGTAAAAACTGGAGACACTGTGAGCGCTGGAGATGTGTTGATAACCGGCAGGGTGGCTATAAAATCGGACCAGAGCCAGAAAGACCAGAAAAATCAGGAAGACCAATCCAATGTGCTTTTAGTCCACGCCAGGGGCATTGTAAAAGCGAGAACCTGGTATCAAAAAGCAGTCAGGGTTCCCCTGGTGAAAGAGGAGAAGGTCCCCACAGGTCAGGTTAAAAAAGCGTATAGACTTCAACTGGGGAAGAGCGCGTTGAAATTCCAATGGGGCAGGATTCCCTTTGCGCTTTATGAAACGGAAACCGCCGGGGAAACCCGGTTGCTGCCTGAAAGCCTGGGAGATATTAAATTCAGTATAATAATTTATAGGGAAATCCAGACAAAAAAAGAGTTTCTGGGTGTGGAGAAAGCTGTGCAGGAAGCCGAAAAGCAGCTCCTGGAGCAGCTTGAAAGTCTTCCGGAGAATATTAAAATAACCAGGAAAAAGATGGATTTCACACTGGACTCTGATGAAAAAAATGTGATTGGTTCCTTGACGCTGGAAGTCATTGAAGATATAGGCAAAGAGCAAAAATTTTAA
- the yqfC gene encoding sporulation protein YqfC has product MADGIKKRFSDALDLPGDIVLNLPRVTITGSIAVFIENHRGIVEYASDRVRINTGAGALIVKGEDLLIKSLVADEVTIEGQLKSIEFED; this is encoded by the coding sequence ATGGCCGATGGAATCAAAAAGCGCTTTTCTGACGCCTTAGACCTGCCAGGGGACATTGTCCTGAATCTTCCGAGGGTTACCATAACGGGCAGCATCGCCGTATTCATTGAAAATCACAGAGGAATAGTGGAATACGCCTCCGACAGAGTCCGCATAAATACCGGTGCAGGTGCATTAATCGTAAAGGGCGAAGACCTTCTCATAAAATCACTGGTGGCCGATGAGGTGACCATAGAAGGTCAACTTAAATCCATAGAATTTGAGGATTGA
- the mtaB gene encoding tRNA (N(6)-L-threonylcarbamoyladenosine(37)-C(2))-methylthiotransferase MtaB, which translates to MPKVAFYTLGCKVNQYESDAMAELFKERGYEITDFERPADIYVINTCDVTNESARKSRQMIRKASRINPNAVVAVVGCYAQLESGEISRIPGVDVIVGTKDRRRIVDLIEESIKKHEQIVAVEDISKERSFEEIAFKGLRQRTRAFLKIQEGCNMFCSYCIIPYARGPVRSRPVESIIKEAQELAEEGFKEIVLTGIHLGLYGHDFREKGLHLFEVVSRLSKIEGIRRIRLSSIEALELTDEFIEGLSKLENFCHHFHIPLQSGCDSVLERMNRRYTTAQFKERVEYIRGKMPDVSITTDVIVGFPGETQEEFDATFNFIQEVGFSRLHVFPFSPREGTPAAKMPNPIKKSVKEERSHKLIALSRELEKNFRQKFLGDTVEVLFEEEVDNNTYEGLTGNYIKVVASSGENLHNKLALVTLKENTPDHLVGEIRT; encoded by the coding sequence ATGCCTAAAGTAGCTTTTTATACCCTCGGATGTAAAGTAAATCAGTATGAATCCGATGCCATGGCCGAGCTTTTTAAAGAGCGGGGATATGAAATAACGGATTTTGAAAGACCGGCCGACATTTATGTAATAAACACATGCGATGTAACCAATGAAAGTGCCAGAAAGTCAAGACAGATGATAAGAAAAGCCTCCCGGATAAACCCTAATGCAGTAGTGGCGGTGGTGGGCTGCTATGCGCAGCTAGAATCCGGTGAGATATCCCGGATACCCGGTGTTGATGTAATCGTGGGCACCAAAGACCGCCGCCGCATAGTGGACCTGATTGAGGAGTCCATAAAAAAGCATGAGCAAATCGTGGCCGTTGAGGACATCTCAAAGGAGAGAAGTTTTGAGGAAATCGCCTTCAAGGGCTTGAGGCAGAGGACCAGGGCTTTTCTCAAGATTCAGGAAGGATGCAATATGTTCTGTTCCTACTGCATTATCCCCTATGCAAGAGGGCCCGTCAGGAGCAGGCCGGTAGAAAGCATAATAAAAGAGGCGCAAGAGCTTGCTGAAGAAGGTTTTAAAGAAATAGTCTTGACGGGAATCCATCTGGGACTATACGGCCATGATTTCAGGGAAAAGGGGCTTCATTTGTTTGAAGTGGTTTCCAGGCTTTCCAAAATCGAGGGCATAAGGAGAATCAGACTGAGCTCTATTGAAGCTCTGGAACTCACCGATGAGTTTATAGAAGGCCTCTCCAAACTCGAAAATTTCTGCCATCACTTTCACATACCCCTTCAGAGCGGCTGCGACAGTGTGCTTGAGCGCATGAACCGCCGCTACACCACCGCTCAATTCAAGGAGAGGGTGGAATACATCAGGGGGAAAATGCCCGATGTTTCCATAACCACCGATGTCATAGTAGGATTTCCCGGAGAAACTCAAGAGGAATTTGATGCCACTTTCAATTTTATACAGGAAGTAGGATTCTCCCGGCTGCATGTTTTTCCATTTTCGCCCAGGGAAGGCACTCCAGCTGCTAAAATGCCCAACCCCATAAAAAAGAGCGTTAAAGAGGAAAGAAGCCACAAACTTATCGCTTTAAGCCGGGAGCTGGAGAAAAATTTCCGGCAAAAATTTTTAGGTGATACAGTAGAGGTATTATTTGAAGAAGAGGTGGATAATAATACCTATGAAGGCCTAACGGGAAATTATATAAAAGTCGTGGCTTCATCCGGGGAAAACCTTCACAATAAACTGGCGCTGGTAACCCTCAAGGAAAATACTCCCGACCACCTTGTTGGCGAAATCCGGACATGA
- the dnaK gene encoding molecular chaperone DnaK, whose product MGKVIGIDLGTTNSVVAYMEGGQPVVIPNAEGSRLTPSAVAFTKDGERLVGQLAKRQAITNPERTILSIKRHMGTDYKVNIDGKAYTPQEISAMILQKLKQDAESYLGEKITQAVITVPAYFTDSQRQATKDAGKIAGLEVLRIINEPTASALAYGLDKGEDHTILVFDLGGGTFDVSILELGDGVFEVKATSGNNRLGGDDFDQRIIDYVANEFQREHGIDLRKDRMALQRLKEAAEKAKIELSSMVTTNINLPFITADASGPKHLDITLTRAKFEELTRDLVEATMGPTQRALSDAGLKPQDIDKVILVGGSTRIPAVQEAIKKFIGKEPHKGVNPDEVVAMGAAIQAGVLAGEVHDVVLLDVTPLSLGIETLGGVFTKLIERNTTIPTSKSQIFTTAADGQTAVDIHVLQGERPMAADNVTLGRFQLTGIPPAPRGVPRIEVTFDIDVNGIVHVSAKDLGTGKEQKITITSSTGLKEEEIQRMVKDAEKYAEEDRKKKEKIEAKNHADSLIYQSEKMLGDLKDKISQEDVDKVKKEIENVRKALESDDVERIKKATDDLTKVFYDISSKLYQSAGQGNPGAGPNFNPGAGANPFGGGAANESKKDEKVVDADYKVMDDNDKK is encoded by the coding sequence ATGGGTAAAGTAATCGGTATTGATCTTGGTACTACAAACTCAGTAGTTGCATATATGGAAGGAGGCCAGCCTGTAGTTATTCCCAATGCCGAGGGGTCAAGACTTACTCCTTCCGCAGTAGCTTTTACAAAGGACGGTGAGCGCCTGGTAGGGCAGCTCGCAAAACGTCAGGCTATCACGAATCCCGAAAGAACCATACTATCTATTAAAAGGCACATGGGTACCGACTATAAGGTAAATATAGACGGCAAAGCCTACACTCCTCAGGAAATATCTGCCATGATTTTACAAAAGCTAAAACAGGATGCGGAAAGTTATCTGGGAGAAAAAATTACCCAGGCGGTAATCACCGTACCCGCGTACTTTACTGACAGCCAGAGGCAGGCCACAAAAGATGCGGGTAAGATCGCAGGCCTTGAAGTGCTGAGGATCATCAATGAACCTACGGCTTCAGCTCTGGCTTACGGCCTCGATAAAGGGGAAGATCATACCATACTGGTCTTTGACCTGGGAGGCGGCACTTTCGATGTTTCCATACTGGAACTCGGTGATGGTGTCTTTGAGGTCAAAGCCACCAGCGGAAACAACCGCCTGGGTGGTGACGATTTTGACCAGCGCATCATCGATTATGTAGCAAATGAATTTCAGAGAGAACACGGCATAGATTTACGAAAAGACCGCATGGCCCTTCAGAGATTGAAAGAGGCCGCGGAAAAAGCCAAAATAGAATTGTCCAGCATGGTGACCACCAACATCAATCTTCCCTTTATCACCGCCGATGCCAGCGGTCCCAAGCACCTGGACATAACTCTTACCAGGGCTAAATTTGAAGAACTTACGCGAGACCTGGTGGAAGCTACCATGGGACCAACCCAGAGGGCTTTAAGCGATGCCGGGCTCAAGCCCCAGGACATCGACAAGGTCATACTGGTGGGAGGCTCTACCAGGATTCCTGCAGTGCAGGAAGCCATCAAAAAGTTCATCGGCAAGGAGCCCCATAAAGGTGTCAACCCGGACGAAGTGGTAGCCATGGGTGCTGCCATCCAGGCAGGAGTACTGGCAGGCGAAGTTCACGATGTGGTGCTTCTGGATGTCACTCCGCTTTCCCTGGGTATAGAGACCCTGGGGGGCGTGTTTACAAAGCTTATAGAAAGGAATACCACCATACCCACATCCAAGAGCCAGATATTCACGACGGCGGCCGATGGCCAGACAGCGGTGGATATACATGTGTTACAGGGCGAACGGCCCATGGCAGCCGACAATGTCACCCTGGGCAGATTCCAGCTCACCGGAATTCCTCCGGCCCCCAGGGGAGTGCCCCGCATCGAGGTAACTTTTGACATCGATGTGAACGGCATAGTCCACGTTTCTGCCAAAGATTTAGGCACCGGCAAGGAGCAAAAAATTACCATAACTTCATCCACAGGTTTGAAAGAAGAAGAAATACAGAGGATGGTCAAAGACGCCGAAAAATATGCAGAAGAGGACAGGAAGAAAAAAGAAAAGATTGAAGCAAAGAACCATGCGGATTCCCTCATATACCAGTCCGAAAAGATGCTGGGTGATTTAAAGGATAAAATAAGCCAGGAAGATGTCGATAAGGTGAAAAAAGAGATAGAAAATGTCAGGAAGGCTCTGGAATCCGACGATGTTGAAAGGATAAAGAAAGCCACTGATGACCTGACCAAGGTGTTTTACGATATTTCTTCAAAACTGTATCAATCAGCAGGCCAGGGAAACCCCGGAGCAGGTCCAAACTTTAACCCCGGAGCGGGAGCGAATCCCTTCGGTGGAGGAGCGGCCAATGAAAGTAAAAAAGACGAAAAGGTAGTGGATGCGGACTATAAAGTGATGGATGACAATGATAAGAAATAA
- the rpsU gene encoding 30S ribosomal protein S21 yields the protein MAEVRVGENESLDNALRRFKRQCQRAGVLSEVRKREHYEKPSVRRKKKSEAARRRKFHKF from the coding sequence GTGGCAGAAGTAAGAGTAGGGGAAAACGAATCACTGGACAATGCACTTCGGAGATTTAAACGCCAGTGCCAGAGGGCAGGCGTTCTTTCAGAAGTCAGGAAACGGGAACATTATGAAAAGCCCAGCGTAAGAAGGAAGAAAAAGTCCGAAGCAGCCAGAAGGAGAAAATTTCACAAGTTTTAA
- a CDS encoding histidine triad nucleotide-binding protein, translating into MDCIFCKIAQHEIPANTVYEDDDVIAFKDINPQAPIHLLIVPRKHLVSIMEINDENKEILNKIIRVAQNLARQNNIDNKGFRLVVNTGDDGGQTVGHLHFHLLGGRFMTWPPG; encoded by the coding sequence ATGGACTGTATTTTTTGCAAGATTGCCCAACATGAAATACCGGCAAATACCGTCTATGAGGATGATGATGTGATAGCCTTTAAAGATATTAATCCTCAGGCCCCCATCCATCTCCTGATAGTCCCCAGGAAACATCTGGTTTCCATAATGGAAATAAATGACGAAAACAAGGAAATTTTAAATAAAATCATACGGGTAGCACAAAATCTTGCCAGGCAAAATAATATAGATAATAAGGGATTCAGACTGGTAGTCAATACCGGCGATGATGGAGGTCAAACGGTAGGCCACCTGCATTTTCATCTACTAGGAGGCAGGTTTATGACATGGCCTCCCGGCTGA
- a CDS encoding GatB/YqeY domain-containing protein — MSIKDVLNQDMKAALKEGQKDRLSVIRMAKSAILYAEKERLHELDDGEVIEVLSREVKKLKDDRDEFERLGRTEQAQKLGQEIDILMSYLPQQLTDDEVEEIVRQTIFEVGANSVKDMGKVMSAIMPKVKGRADGRVVNTLVKKLLQ, encoded by the coding sequence ATGTCTATTAAGGATGTGTTAAATCAGGACATGAAAGCTGCCTTAAAAGAAGGCCAGAAAGACAGGCTTTCGGTGATAAGGATGGCCAAGTCTGCTATTCTTTACGCAGAAAAGGAGAGGCTTCATGAACTGGATGACGGAGAGGTCATAGAAGTACTGTCCCGGGAAGTAAAAAAGCTTAAAGACGACCGGGATGAGTTTGAGCGGCTCGGCAGGACCGAACAGGCTCAAAAGCTGGGACAAGAAATCGACATATTGATGAGTTACCTCCCTCAGCAATTGACCGATGATGAAGTGGAAGAAATAGTACGTCAGACCATATTTGAAGTCGGAGCCAACAGCGTTAAGGATATGGGCAAGGTCATGAGTGCCATCATGCCCAAGGTCAAGGGCAGGGCTGATGGCAGGGTCGTAAATACTCTTGTAAAAAAATTGCTACAATAA
- a CDS encoding 16S rRNA (uracil(1498)-N(3))-methyltransferase — MGCTGIKTGPHRKLMGVNFTPRFFIFKELDINDTVIISGDEAHHIIKVLRYKPGDLLKLSDGKNTEATAVIEEIDTKDIQIKTKIIEKNIKENIKPVITLFQSLPKGDKLDFILQKNTEIGVSKFVPIITERTVVELSQEKLSNRMQRWKKIVQEASKQCMRMDIPQIAEVKGFDESLKDIKDYNLAIIPWEQEKSCFLKNILNGVQRQDALKIAVFIGPEGGFTGGEIEKAKSSGAVPVSLGSRILRTETASIAVCAAIMYELGELGGRNA; from the coding sequence ATGGGTTGCACTGGTATCAAAACAGGCCCCCATCGGAAACTGATGGGGGTGAATTTTACGCCCAGGTTTTTTATTTTTAAAGAACTGGACATAAATGATACTGTAATAATTTCGGGAGATGAGGCCCACCATATAATAAAAGTGTTGCGGTATAAGCCCGGGGATCTTCTCAAACTTTCCGACGGAAAAAATACGGAAGCCACGGCCGTAATAGAAGAAATAGATACAAAAGATATTCAAATAAAAACAAAAATTATAGAGAAAAATATAAAAGAGAATATAAAACCAGTCATAACCCTGTTCCAGAGTTTGCCCAAAGGGGACAAACTGGATTTCATCCTTCAGAAAAACACCGAAATAGGCGTATCGAAATTTGTTCCCATTATAACCGAAAGGACTGTTGTTGAACTTTCACAAGAGAAGCTTTCAAACCGTATGCAGCGGTGGAAAAAAATCGTGCAGGAAGCTTCCAAACAGTGCATGCGCATGGATATACCGCAAATAGCCGAAGTGAAAGGCTTTGATGAGAGCCTGAAAGATATAAAAGACTATAATCTGGCCATCATACCCTGGGAGCAGGAAAAATCATGTTTTTTAAAGAACATCCTGAACGGGGTCCAACGCCAAGATGCTTTAAAGATAGCGGTTTTCATAGGTCCCGAAGGGGGCTTTACCGGCGGGGAAATAGAAAAGGCAAAAAGTTCCGGTGCCGTGCCGGTAAGCCTGGGTTCCAGGATTCTGAGGACCGAAACCGCATCCATAGCGGTTTGTGCCGCAATAATGTATGAACTGGGTGAACTGGGAGGTAGAAATGCCTAA
- a CDS encoding TCP-1/cpn60 chaperonin family protein: MTFKDNSAQEVDEKLAALITNSNAIRAVASAVEGTIGPKGLDIMLVDRFGEVTITNDGVTILKQMDVNHPAAKMLINIAKAQQEEVGDGTTTATIMAGTMVSEGVNQILKGVPVARVIEGVKYGVKKAREILSANIIPVRDINDPALKNIALIAGREHEDIAELVTKAAKLIGEEKLREKNFKLKDIVMSRAGADNEVFMGIIIDKEKMNKQMPDEINDVKVLLIDDALEPEEIAPEALRTEAGFTRYLELKQEFKENLKKIMDLNINLILVDKNVSDEAEELLTDAGIIVLERVSRKDLERVSEHTGARIIKRMGLKKPAQEIQNYIGRADKVYEDEKLEQIRIVGGKGKPMATILVGAATEEIVGERERIARDAASSLQAAVLFGMVPGGGAVEMAISRELEKEKDKMKSMASYGVECVCAALKRPLAQIVYNAGFNPLEKMEEVNFTQSEKKQLLHRNQL, translated from the coding sequence TTGACATTCAAGGATAACAGCGCCCAGGAAGTGGATGAAAAACTGGCAGCTCTCATCACCAATTCCAATGCCATAAGAGCCGTCGCATCGGCCGTTGAAGGCACCATCGGTCCCAAAGGTCTGGACATAATGCTGGTGGACCGTTTTGGAGAGGTTACCATCACCAACGATGGAGTTACGATTTTAAAGCAGATGGATGTAAACCATCCGGCAGCTAAAATGCTCATCAACATCGCAAAAGCCCAGCAGGAAGAGGTAGGAGACGGGACCACCACGGCCACCATTATGGCGGGAACCATGGTTTCCGAAGGCGTGAACCAGATATTGAAGGGTGTACCTGTGGCCCGGGTCATAGAGGGCGTAAAATACGGGGTAAAAAAAGCCCGGGAGATTCTGAGCGCGAACATCATTCCGGTCAGGGATATAAATGACCCGGCACTGAAGAATATAGCCCTCATAGCCGGAAGGGAGCATGAGGACATTGCAGAGCTCGTCACAAAGGCGGCAAAACTTATCGGTGAAGAAAAACTTAGAGAAAAGAATTTCAAATTAAAGGACATTGTAATGTCCCGGGCGGGAGCAGACAATGAGGTTTTTATGGGCATAATAATTGATAAGGAAAAAATGAATAAACAGATGCCCGACGAAATCAACGATGTAAAGGTGCTTTTGATAGATGATGCTCTGGAACCCGAAGAAATTGCCCCAGAAGCCCTCAGGACGGAAGCAGGATTTACCCGTTATCTGGAACTCAAGCAGGAGTTCAAGGAGAACCTTAAGAAAATAATGGATTTGAATATAAATCTCATACTGGTGGATAAAAATGTAAGCGATGAGGCCGAGGAACTCCTGACCGATGCAGGCATTATAGTACTGGAAAGGGTATCAAGAAAAGACCTGGAGAGGGTGTCGGAACATACCGGCGCAAGGATAATAAAGCGTATGGGCCTTAAAAAGCCGGCACAAGAGATACAAAACTACATAGGCCGGGCCGATAAGGTATATGAAGATGAGAAACTGGAGCAGATAAGGATAGTGGGAGGCAAGGGCAAACCCATGGCCACCATCCTGGTGGGGGCAGCCACCGAGGAAATAGTCGGCGAAAGGGAACGTATAGCCAGGGATGCCGCTTCATCCCTGCAAGCTGCCGTGCTTTTCGGCATGGTTCCGGGCGGCGGAGCCGTGGAAATGGCCATATCCCGGGAACTGGAAAAAGAAAAGGATAAAATGAAGAGCATGGCTTCGTACGGGGTGGAATGCGTATGTGCCGCCCTTAAAAGGCCCCTGGCCCAGATTGTGTATAATGCAGGATTTAACCCCCTGGAAAAGATGGAAGAAGTAAATTTCACCCAATCTGAAAAAAAACAGCTTCTCCATCGGAATCAACTGTGA